The genomic DNA CTGGGCGCATATGTCCTTAACAAGCAGGAAAACAGGGTAGACACGTTCATGGCAGGCGCCACAATCATTGCAACAGGCGGCGCCGGCAAGGTTTACCGTTATACAAGCAATCCTGATGTGGCGACAGGAGACGGTATCGCCATGGCCTACAGGGCGGGAGCATCTATCGGGAACATGGAGTTCTTCCAGTTTCACCCTACCTGCCTTTTTCACCCCAGGGCAAAATCATTTCTCATTTCCGAAGCGCTTCGGGGAGAAGGGGCCATATTAAAGCTGAAAAACGGCGCCCCCTTTATGGCGGAATATGATCCCATGAAAGAACTGGCGCCAAGAGATATTGTTGCCAGGGCCATCGACAGTGTGCTTAAAAAAACAGGCGACGATTGCGTCTTCCTTGATATCAGCCATAAAGATGAAACCTTCCTTAAGGAGCGTTTTCCCACTATCTATGATAAATGCCTCACCTTCGGAATAGACATAACGAAAGAACCTATTCCTGTCGTTCCCGCCGCCCACTACCTCTGCGGGGGCATACTGACCGATATGAGGGGCAGAACAGATATAAAAAACCTCTATGCCTGCGGTGAAGTTTCATGTTCCGGCCTTCACGGCGCAAACCGCCTGGCAAGCAACTCCCTCCTGGAAGGCATGGTCTTTGCCGAAATGATCTGCCGGGACCTGTCTTCGTGGAGTGATGTAAAAAAAATGAGCTTCCCCGCTATACCGGCATGGAATCCGGGCAATGCCACCGACAGTGACGAATCGGTTGTCGTTTCTCAAAACTGGGACGAAATAAGAAGGGTCATGCAGAATTACGTAGGCATTGTAAAAACAAATAAAAGACTTGAAAGGGCAAAAAGAAGAATCGACCTCATCCAGGCCGAGATAAAGGATTACTTCTGGGACTTCATCGTTACCTCCGACCTGCTGGAGCTAAGAAACATAGCAACCGTTGCCGAACTGATCATCATGTCTGCCATGAAGCGAAAGGAAAGCCGGGGACTGCATTTTAATCTCGATTATCCTCACACGGATGATGTGAATTGTCTTGAAGATACGGTTATCAGGCTGAAAGGCTGAGAATCGTTTAATCGCTTGTAAAGCTAAGATTCCCCGTCATAAATAATTTCAACGTTTGCTATATACCGGGCAAGGTCACAGATCAATGCCTCGATCGCCCCGGCCTTTTCCTCCTTACCGGCAGACTCTATGGCAGCCCCGATTTTTGAGATGCCGTCAAATCCGTAACTGCCGCCGGCCCCTTTCATGGAGTGGCCGATTCTCACTATACTGTCAAAATCCCCCTTACCGAGGGCCTCCCGCATTTGCTGCATATCATCCTCTCTTATTTCAATAAACCTGGGAATAATCGCCTCAAGATCAGGGTCTATATGCACTACTATCTTTTTACTTTCATCGGCCATGTGAGCGTCTCCCTGCATATGAATTTATCGTTTCAATAAGCACCTTCTTTTTCACCGGCTTGGAGATGTAATCACTGCAACCCATTAGCAGGCACTTTTCCTTCTCTTCTTTCATTGCATGGGCTGTGAGAGCAATGACAGGCGTTTTCTTCTTCCCCTTTTCTTCCTCCCAATGCCTTATCCTGGATGTGGCCCTGTACCCGTCCATAACAGGCATCTGGATATCCATAAAGACCAGGTCATACGCTTTTTCAGTAAACATATCAAATCCCGTCTGGCCGTTTTCGGCATAATCGATATTTAAAGACTGGCCTTTTAGATAGGAACCGATGATGAGCCTGTTATCATCAGAATCTTCCACAACGAGTATATTGAGCGGTTTTTCGCTCTTGACGGCATGAAGGGGCACGGCAGCAGAGAGGGTTTTCTTTCCGGCGGCAATCACTTCTTCCTTTTGCAGGGAACTCCTTTCCAGTTTTGCCGTAAAATGAAAAACCGTTCCCTCGCCAAGCCGGCTTTCGGCATAAATGTCACCATTCATCATGCGGGCAAGCTTCCGGGAAATGGCAAGGCCGAGTCCCGTTCCTCCATAAATGCGGGTTGTCGATGAATCTGCCTGTGAGAACTCACTAAATACTTCCTCCAACTTGTCTTCTGAAATCCCGATGCCCGTATCGGCCACTGAAAAGCGCAGCTTACAATCTCTATCAGCGGAGGATGTGCCATGGGGGGAAATGTGAAGGGTAACACTCCCTTTCTCGGTAAATTTAATGGCATTACTGATGAGGTTTGTGAGCACCTGCCTCAGACGAACGGGATCGCCTTTAACGTTAAGAGGTAACTTGCCGTCTATAATTTTAAACAGTTCCAGACCTTTCTCTTTCACTTTATAATCAAACAAAACAATAACCTTCTGGATCTCTTCGGCAAGATTAAAATCAACGGCTTCAAGCTCAAACTTTCCTGACTCTATTTTTGACAGGTCAAGAATATCGTTGATGAGCGCAAGAAGATTATCACCACCCCTGTTTATTGCAGAGAGATATTCCCTCTGCTCTTTAAGGAGAGAAGTCTCGGAGAGAAGTTCGCCCATTCCCACAATCGTCGTCATAGGTGTCCTTATTTCATGGCTCATATTTGCCAGAAATTCACTTTTCGCCTTATTTGCCGTCTCGGCAATCCTCCTTGCCTCCTTTATTTCCGCCTCGGCCCGCTTATGCTCCGTAATATCATGAACAATGCCAATCACACAGACCGCTTTCCCCTCTTCATTGCAGTGCACCTCTCCCTCTTCATTAACGATGCACTCGGACCCATCCATACGAAGGACCCTGTGCTCCACGTTAAAGGGTTTTATCTTGTCAAGGGCATCCT from Deltaproteobacteria bacterium includes the following:
- the nadB gene encoding L-aspartate oxidase produces the protein MDIKSNFLIIGSGIAGLSLAIKLSRLGTVSVVTKRSLSESATLYAQGGVAAVMSDDDSFHDHEKDTLKAGAGLCKQDVVEKVVHEGPARIRELIEFGARFSTGPDGHFDLGQEGGHGKRRILHASDFTGKEIMNALTSFISGNEKIMLYENHMAVDLITEAKFGKKTPGNRCLGAYVLNKQENRVDTFMAGATIIATGGAGKVYRYTSNPDVATGDGIAMAYRAGASIGNMEFFQFHPTCLFHPRAKSFLISEALRGEGAILKLKNGAPFMAEYDPMKELAPRDIVARAIDSVLKKTGDDCVFLDISHKDETFLKERFPTIYDKCLTFGIDITKEPIPVVPAAHYLCGGILTDMRGRTDIKNLYACGEVSCSGLHGANRLASNSLLEGMVFAEMICRDLSSWSDVKKMSFPAIPAWNPGNATDSDESVVVSQNWDEIRRVMQNYVGIVKTNKRLERAKRRIDLIQAEIKDYFWDFIVTSDLLELRNIATVAELIIMSAMKRKESRGLHFNLDYPHTDDVNCLEDTVIRLKG
- a CDS encoding Hpt domain-containing protein; translation: MADESKKIVVHIDPDLEAIIPRFIEIREDDMQQMREALGKGDFDSIVRIGHSMKGAGGSYGFDGISKIGAAIESAGKEEKAGAIEALICDLARYIANVEIIYDGES